Within the Dialister hominis genome, the region ACAGGATGCCAAGATCCTTAACGCCGCGAGCCCGCAGCTCGTCGGAGATCTGCATCCAGGCATGCTTGCTCTCCGTCTCGTTGATCCAGAGGCCAAGGACATCCTTGCAGCCGTTGACGTCATAGGCAAGCATGACATAGACGGCCACCTGCTGGACGCCATACTCCGTGCGCAGCGATACGTAGATGCAGTCGACGAAAGCAAATGGATAGAACGACTGGAGCGGACGATTCCGCCATGCCTCGACCTCTTCCATGACGCAGCCTGTGATGGTGGAGATCTGTTCATGTGACATCTGGAAGCCGTAGATGTCTTCGATGGTTGCAGCGATGTCGCGTTGGCTCATGCCACGGGCATACATCGCCAGTACCTTGCCCTCGATGTACGAAACGTCGCGCTGGTGCTTCTTGATGATCTGCGGTTCAAACGTACTCTGGCGATCCCTAGGGACGCGGATAGGAACCTCGCCCAGAGAGGTCTTGAGCGTCTTGGATGAATAGCCGTTCCGGACATTGTCACCGTCTTCGGAGCGCTCATGCTTCTTATGGCCGAGATGATTTTCCATCTCACCTTTGAGCATGGACTCAAAAATGGGGCCAAAAATCTGCTTCAGGACGTCCTGTACGTCTTCCGCGCTCTTGATGTCGTAGTTGTTGAGGATTTGCTGAGCAATCTGCTCGCCTGGGGTAGTTGGTGGAGTT harbors:
- a CDS encoding IS256 family transposase — translated: MAKCKTPPTTPGEQIAQQILNNYDIKSAEDVQDVLKQIFGPIFESMLKGEMENHLGHKKHERSEDGDNVRNGYSSKTLKTSLGEVPIRVPRDRQSTFEPQIIKKHQRDVSYIEGKVLAMYARGMSQRDIAATIEDIYGFQMSHEQISTITGCVMEEVEAWRNRPLQSFYPFAFVDCIYVSLRTEYGVQQVAVYVMLAYDVNGCKDVLGLWINETESKHAWMQISDELRARGVKDLGILSMDGVSGLEEGAKAVFPHATVQRCIVHLIRNSIRYIPRKQWSAFTKQLKLIYGAINVKQARQEFEKFKTDWQAYPGAVSVWENNFSHVEQLYNYGSAVCKIMYTTNAIESVNSSFRKVTKKGAFPNEDAVFKIFYLRIQELYKKWKGRHVANWAMVRNQLLMDDRMSQLMQQYDVAY